Proteins found in one Pseudoxanthomonas sp. SL93 genomic segment:
- the rplP gene encoding 50S ribosomal protein L16 — protein MLQPKRTKYRKMHKGRNEGLSWSGNLVSFGEYGLKATAHGQLTARQIEAARRSISRYVKRGGKMWIRVFPDKPITKKPIEVRMGSGKGNVEYWVAQIQPGRMIYEIEGVSEDIAREAFRLAAAKLSVTTTFVTRTVR, from the coding sequence ATGTTGCAACCCAAGCGAACCAAATACCGCAAGATGCACAAGGGCCGTAACGAAGGCCTGAGCTGGAGCGGCAACCTCGTCAGCTTTGGCGAGTACGGCCTGAAGGCCACGGCGCACGGTCAGCTGACCGCGCGCCAGATCGAGGCAGCGCGTCGTTCCATCAGCCGTTACGTGAAGCGTGGCGGCAAGATGTGGATCCGTGTGTTCCCCGACAAGCCCATCACCAAGAAGCCCATCGAAGTCCGCATGGGTTCCGGTAAGGGTAACGTCGAGTACTGGGTCGCCCAGATCCAGCCGGGCCGCATGATCTATGAAATCGAAGGCGTCAGCGAGGACATCGCGCGCGAGGCGTTCCGCCTGGCCGCGGCCAAGCTGTCCGTCACCACCACATTCGTGACCCGGACGGTGCGCTAA
- the rpsC gene encoding 30S ribosomal protein S3 produces MGHKVHPTGIRLGIAKDWNSKWFANKRDYAQYLAADLKVRDMLRKKLAQAGISKILIERPAKTARVTIHTARPGVVIGKRGEDIEKLRKEVSDLMGVPAHINVTEVRKPELDAQLVAESIAQQLERRIMFRRAMKRAVGNAMRLGALGIKVNVAGRLNGAEIARSEWYREGRVPLHTLRADIDYGFAEAKTTYGIIGIKVWVYKGEVFDFSQVGQEKQDDARPERSERPSRPSRDRDAR; encoded by the coding sequence ATGGGTCATAAAGTTCATCCGACCGGAATCCGCCTCGGCATCGCCAAGGACTGGAATTCCAAGTGGTTCGCCAACAAGCGTGACTACGCCCAGTACCTGGCGGCCGACCTCAAGGTGCGCGACATGCTGCGCAAGAAGCTGGCGCAGGCCGGCATCTCGAAGATCCTCATCGAGCGTCCCGCAAAGACGGCCCGCGTGACGATCCACACCGCCCGCCCGGGCGTGGTGATCGGCAAGCGTGGTGAGGACATCGAGAAGCTGCGCAAGGAAGTGAGCGATCTGATGGGCGTCCCGGCGCACATCAACGTCACCGAAGTGCGCAAGCCCGAGCTGGACGCCCAGCTGGTGGCCGAGTCGATCGCGCAGCAGCTGGAACGCCGCATCATGTTCCGCCGCGCGATGAAGCGTGCCGTCGGCAACGCGATGCGCCTGGGTGCCCTGGGCATCAAGGTCAACGTCGCTGGCCGCTTGAATGGTGCGGAAATCGCCCGTTCGGAGTGGTACCGCGAAGGCCGCGTGCCGCTGCATACGCTGCGTGCCGACATCGATTACGGTTTTGCCGAGGCGAAGACCACCTACGGCATCATCGGCATCAAGGTGTGGGTCTACAAGGGCGAAGTCTTCGACTTCAGCCAGGTGGGTCAGGAGAAGCAGGACGACGCGCGCCCCGAGCGCAGCGAACGTCCGTCGCGCCCGTCCCGTGACCGCGACGCGAGGTAA
- the rplV gene encoding 50S ribosomal protein L22, producing the protein MEAKAILRTARISPQKARLVADQVRGLPAERAVNLLKFSDKKAAHMIKKVVESAIANAENNQGADVDALKVTTIMVDEGPMLKRFMARAKGRGTRILKRTSHITVVVGEATGKGK; encoded by the coding sequence ATGGAAGCGAAAGCCATCCTGCGCACCGCGCGCATCTCCCCGCAGAAGGCCCGCCTGGTCGCTGACCAGGTGCGCGGTCTGCCCGCCGAACGCGCCGTCAACCTGCTGAAGTTCTCGGACAAGAAGGCTGCCCACATGATCAAGAAGGTCGTGGAGTCCGCCATCGCCAACGCCGAGAACAACCAGGGCGCCGACGTCGACGCGCTGAAGGTCACGACCATCATGGTCGACGAAGGTCCGATGCTGAAGCGTTTCATGGCCCGTGCCAAGGGCCGCGGTACTCGTATCCTCAAGCGCACCAGCCACATCACCGTGGTGGTGGGCGAAGCCACCGGCAAGGGCAAATAA
- the rpsS gene encoding 30S ribosomal protein S19, translated as MARSLKKGPFVDHHLVKKVEAAGGSKKPIKTWSRRSMILPEMVGFTIAIHNGKNHVPVLVNENMVGHKLGEFAVTRTFKGHGGDKKAGGKK; from the coding sequence ATGGCACGTTCACTCAAGAAGGGCCCGTTCGTCGATCACCACCTCGTCAAGAAGGTGGAGGCCGCGGGCGGCAGCAAGAAGCCGATCAAGACCTGGTCGCGCCGTTCGATGATCCTGCCGGAAATGGTGGGCTTCACGATCGCTATCCACAATGGCAAGAACCACGTTCCGGTGCTGGTCAACGAGAACATGGTCGGCCACAAGCTCGGCGAATTTGCCGTCACCCGGACCTTCAAGGGTCACGGTGGCGACAAGAAAGCCGGCGGCAAGAAGTAA
- the rplB gene encoding 50S ribosomal protein L2 yields MPLMKFKPTSPGRRSAVRVVTPDLHKGAPHAALLEKQSKSGGRNHHGRITTRHIGGGHKQHYRIIDFKRDKEGIPARVERIEYDPNRTAHIALLCYVDGERRYIIAPKGLKAGDQVIAGSDAPIKAGNTLPLRNIPVGTTVHGIELKPGKGAQIARAAGAAVQLVAREQGFATLRLRSGEMRKVQVECRATVGEVGNDEHSLEKLGKAGAKRWRGIKPTVRGAAMNPVDHPHGGGEAKAGQGNPHPVTPWGVPTKGYKTRKNKRTQQFIVRDRRG; encoded by the coding sequence ATGCCATTGATGAAATTCAAACCCACCTCTCCCGGTCGCCGTTCGGCGGTCCGCGTGGTGACGCCTGACCTGCATAAGGGTGCCCCGCATGCTGCGCTGCTGGAAAAGCAGAGCAAGTCCGGCGGTCGCAACCACCACGGTCGCATCACCACCCGTCATATCGGCGGTGGCCACAAGCAGCACTACCGCATCATCGACTTCAAGCGCGACAAGGAAGGCATCCCGGCGCGCGTGGAGCGGATCGAATACGATCCCAACCGCACCGCGCACATCGCGCTGCTGTGCTATGTCGATGGCGAGCGCCGGTACATCATCGCCCCGAAGGGCCTGAAGGCCGGTGACCAGGTCATCGCCGGCAGCGACGCGCCGATCAAGGCCGGCAACACGCTGCCGCTGCGCAACATCCCGGTCGGTACCACTGTCCACGGCATCGAGCTGAAGCCCGGCAAGGGCGCGCAGATCGCCCGTGCCGCCGGCGCCGCCGTGCAACTGGTCGCTCGTGAGCAGGGTTTCGCCACGCTGCGTCTTCGCTCCGGCGAAATGCGCAAGGTGCAGGTCGAGTGCCGCGCCACCGTCGGTGAAGTCGGCAACGACGAGCACAGCCTGGAAAAGCTGGGCAAGGCCGGTGCCAAGCGCTGGCGCGGTATCAAGCCGACCGTCCGCGGTGCGGCGATGAACCCGGTTGACCATCCGCACGGTGGTGGTGAGGCCAAGGCCGGCCAGGGTAATCCGCATCCGGTCACCCCGTGGGGCGTGCCGACTAAGGGTTACAAGACGCGCAAGAACAAGCGCACCCAGCAATTCATCGTCCGCGATCGTAGGGGCTAA
- the rplW gene encoding 50S ribosomal protein L23 yields the protein MMSNEKIFAVLRAPRVSEKTVRLQELSNQYVFEVSNDATKADVKAAVEQLFDVKVETVNVVNVKGKNKAFRNRAGRRGDWRKAYVRLADGQAIDVSAKA from the coding sequence ATGATGAGCAACGAGAAGATTTTCGCCGTCCTGCGTGCCCCGCGTGTGTCCGAAAAGACCGTGCGTCTGCAGGAACTCTCCAATCAATACGTCTTCGAAGTCTCGAACGATGCCACCAAGGCCGATGTCAAGGCCGCGGTCGAGCAGCTGTTCGACGTCAAGGTCGAGACGGTCAACGTGGTCAACGTGAAGGGCAAGAACAAAGCCTTCCGTAACCGCGCCGGCCGCCGCGGCGACTGGCGCAAGGCGTACGTGCGTCTGGCCGATGGCCAGGCGATCGACGTGTCGGCCAAGGCCTGA
- the rplD gene encoding 50S ribosomal protein L4, which translates to MELAITGSANKLSVSDDVFGREFSEDLVHQVVVAYRNAGRAGTKAQKTRSEVNGTTKKSKKQKGGGARHGALTAPIFVGGGVTFAAKPRSFAQKVNRKMYRAAMKAILSELNRQGRLLVVDAFDVDSAKTSGLISKLKGLEVGKRPLIVTEEASEHLYLSARNLPYVEVRDVQGLDPAALVGADSVVITADAVKKVEEWLA; encoded by the coding sequence ATGGAACTAGCCATCACAGGTAGCGCCAACAAGCTGTCGGTTTCCGACGACGTGTTTGGCCGTGAATTCAGCGAAGACCTGGTCCACCAGGTGGTCGTTGCCTACCGCAACGCCGGCCGTGCCGGCACCAAGGCGCAGAAGACCCGCTCCGAGGTCAACGGCACCACCAAGAAGTCGAAGAAGCAGAAGGGTGGCGGTGCACGTCACGGCGCCCTGACCGCTCCGATCTTCGTCGGTGGCGGCGTGACCTTCGCGGCGAAGCCGCGCAGCTTCGCGCAGAAGGTCAACCGCAAGATGTACCGCGCCGCGATGAAGGCCATCCTGTCGGAGCTCAACCGCCAGGGCCGCCTGCTCGTCGTCGACGCGTTCGATGTCGATTCCGCCAAGACCTCGGGCCTGATCTCCAAGCTCAAGGGCCTGGAAGTGGGCAAGCGTCCGCTGATCGTCACCGAAGAAGCCTCCGAGCACCTGTACCTGTCGGCCCGCAACCTTCCCTACGTGGAAGTGCGCGACGTGCAGGGCCTGGATCCGGCCGCGCTGGTCGGTGCCGACTCGGTGGTGATCACCGCTGATGCCGTCAAGAAGGTCGAGGAGTGGCTGGCATGA
- the rplC gene encoding 50S ribosomal protein L3, with the protein MTAKKYSLGLVGRKAGMTRVFTEDGKSIPVTLIEATPNRITQIKTPETDGYSAVQVVVGTRRASLITKPVAGHLAKAKVEAGRGLWELRVEADKLGDFTVGGEIKADIFEVGQIVDVQGVTKGKGFQGTIKRWNFRMGDATHGNSLSHRAPGSLGQRQTPGRVFPGKKMSGHMGAVQQSTQNLEIVRVDAERGLIAVRGAVPGAPGGDVIVRPASKG; encoded by the coding sequence ATGACCGCGAAGAAATATTCGTTGGGTCTCGTTGGCCGCAAGGCCGGCATGACCCGGGTGTTCACCGAAGATGGCAAGTCCATTCCGGTGACGCTGATTGAAGCCACCCCGAACCGCATCACCCAGATCAAGACCCCGGAAACCGACGGCTACAGCGCCGTGCAGGTGGTCGTGGGCACCCGTCGCGCCTCGCTGATCACCAAGCCTGTCGCCGGTCACCTGGCCAAGGCCAAGGTCGAAGCCGGTCGCGGCCTGTGGGAGCTGCGCGTCGAAGCCGACAAGCTGGGCGACTTCACCGTCGGCGGCGAGATCAAGGCTGACATCTTCGAAGTCGGCCAGATCGTCGACGTCCAGGGCGTCACCAAGGGCAAGGGCTTCCAGGGCACCATCAAGCGCTGGAACTTCCGCATGGGCGACGCCACCCACGGTAACTCGCTGTCGCATCGCGCGCCGGGTTCGCTGGGTCAGCGCCAGACGCCGGGCCGCGTGTTCCCGGGCAAGAAGATGTCCGGTCACATGGGTGCCGTGCAGCAGAGCACGCAGAACCTGGAAATCGTCCGCGTGGACGCCGAGCGCGGCCTGATCGCCGTTCGCGGCGCCGTGCCGGGTGCGCCGGGTGGCGACGTGATCGTGCGTCCGGCCAGCAAGGGTTGA
- the rpsJ gene encoding 30S ribosomal protein S10 codes for MADQKIRIRLKAYDHRLIDRSASEIVETAKRTGAQVRGPIPLPTKIERFTILVSPHVDKDARDQYETRTHKRVLDIVDPNDKTVDALMKLELAAGVDVQIKLT; via the coding sequence ATGGCGGACCAAAAGATCCGAATCCGGCTCAAGGCGTACGATCATCGCTTGATCGACCGCTCGGCCAGCGAGATCGTTGAAACGGCAAAGCGGACCGGCGCGCAAGTGCGCGGCCCGATCCCCCTGCCCACCAAGATCGAGCGCTTCACCATCCTCGTTTCGCCGCACGTCGACAAGGACGCGCGTGACCAGTACGAGACCCGCACGCACAAGCGCGTGCTCGACATCGTCGACCCCAACGACAAGACCGTGGACGCGCTGATGAAGCTCGAACTGGCTGCCGGCGTCGACGTCCAGATCAAGCTGACCTGA